One part of the Lapillicoccus jejuensis genome encodes these proteins:
- a CDS encoding oxygenase MpaB family protein, producing MTLTVPSLRSLPDPAQVLRTGLADSLREKVAGPEAETKAAAIWLADGERWFTPGDPVWRVHDDAAMFVGGIRALLLQSLHPLAMAGVAGHSGYKSDPWGRLQRTSEYLAATTFGTVQVAEEVIARIRGVHERVRGKADDGTPYAASDPHLLAWVHAAEVDSFLTTHQRYGAAPLTAAEADTYVEQAGRSARLLGVLDPPRTVAELEGTLALFRPELRATAACHDATRFLLLHPPVEGLSKVGYAALAAGAVASLPVWAKAMLRLPALPVTERVVTRQVGALAVGTIRWALTDPRNPKVQAARRARERAAAR from the coding sequence GTGACCCTCACCGTCCCGTCGCTGCGCTCCCTGCCCGACCCCGCCCAGGTGCTGCGCACCGGCCTGGCCGACAGCCTGCGCGAGAAGGTGGCCGGGCCCGAGGCGGAGACCAAGGCGGCCGCCATCTGGCTCGCCGACGGCGAGCGCTGGTTCACCCCCGGTGACCCGGTGTGGCGCGTGCACGACGACGCGGCGATGTTCGTCGGCGGGATCCGGGCGCTGCTGCTGCAGTCGCTCCACCCGCTGGCCATGGCCGGCGTGGCCGGGCACTCGGGCTACAAGTCCGACCCGTGGGGCCGGCTGCAGCGCACGTCGGAGTACCTCGCGGCGACGACCTTCGGCACGGTGCAGGTCGCCGAGGAGGTCATCGCGCGGATCCGCGGCGTGCACGAGCGGGTGCGCGGCAAGGCCGACGACGGGACGCCGTACGCCGCCTCCGACCCGCACCTGCTCGCCTGGGTCCACGCGGCCGAGGTCGACAGCTTCCTCACCACGCACCAGCGGTACGGCGCCGCCCCGCTGACCGCCGCCGAGGCCGACACCTACGTCGAGCAGGCGGGCCGCTCGGCCCGGCTGCTGGGGGTGCTCGACCCGCCACGCACGGTCGCCGAGCTCGAGGGCACGCTCGCGCTCTTCCGCCCCGAGCTGCGGGCGACGGCGGCCTGCCACGACGCCACCCGGTTCCTGCTGCTGCACCCGCCGGTCGAGGGACTGAGCAAGGTCGGGTACGCCGCCCTCGCCGCCGGTGCGGTCGCGTCGCTGCCGGTGTGGGCCAAGGCGATGTTGCGGCTCCCGGCGCTGCCGGTGACCGAGCGGGTCGTCACCCGCCAGGTGGGGGCGCTCGCGGTCGGCACGATCCGCTGGGCGCTGACCGACCCGCGCAACCCGAAGGTGCAGGCGGCGCGGCGGGCCCGGGAGCGGGCCGCCGCGCGCTGA
- a CDS encoding glycoside hydrolase family 3 protein yields the protein MASGTPSTDPRVRRLARTVLLPGFRGTRAPDWLRREVQDGLGGVCLFAPNVRDEHGRGDVAALTWELHGLRNDLVVASDEEGGEVTRLQVPHGSPYPTAAALGAVDDVAATTAVNAAIGRLCRDHGVDLALAPDVDVNADPDNPVIGLRSYGADPQLVARHAAAAVEGIQSVGVAACAKHFPGHGDTTTDSHLALPVVDVDRDTLARRDLVPFEAVVRAGVRAVMTAHLVVAALDDRPATLSPTVLEVLRGDLGFSGLVVSDAVDMRAISAGVGRGPGAARALAAGVDLVCIGNPSHPDPYDDEAAFHEVHEAVLAAVDAGDLRVDRLEEAARRVGELAWWVGETRAAAPVDDGAEEHVREVVRTVSAGALRTHGLGSLDALPGPAHVLDLRGPVGMAAGERESGVVAALRAWREDVVVTSGADVPTGGQVLAVVGSPRRSPDVAARLAALVAARPDALVVATGVPDDRDDLGAHWARTYGDTRAAGAALVAELEHVAR from the coding sequence ATGGCCTCCGGGACCCCCTCGACCGACCCGCGCGTACGACGCCTCGCCCGCACCGTGCTCCTGCCGGGCTTCCGCGGCACCCGCGCCCCCGACTGGCTGCGCCGCGAGGTCCAGGACGGTCTCGGCGGGGTCTGCCTCTTCGCGCCGAACGTCCGCGACGAGCACGGGCGGGGCGACGTCGCCGCGCTAACCTGGGAGCTGCACGGGCTGCGCAACGACCTCGTCGTCGCCAGCGACGAGGAGGGCGGTGAGGTCACCCGGCTGCAGGTGCCGCACGGGTCGCCGTACCCCACGGCGGCGGCGCTCGGGGCGGTCGACGACGTCGCGGCGACCACCGCGGTCAACGCGGCCATCGGGCGGCTGTGCCGCGACCACGGCGTCGACCTGGCCCTCGCGCCCGACGTCGACGTCAACGCCGACCCCGACAACCCCGTCATCGGGCTGCGGTCGTACGGCGCCGATCCGCAGCTCGTCGCCCGGCACGCCGCCGCTGCGGTCGAGGGGATCCAGTCGGTCGGGGTCGCGGCCTGCGCCAAGCACTTCCCCGGGCACGGGGACACGACGACCGACAGCCACCTCGCGCTGCCCGTCGTCGACGTCGACCGCGACACCCTGGCCCGGCGCGACCTCGTGCCGTTCGAGGCGGTCGTCCGCGCCGGCGTGCGGGCGGTCATGACGGCGCACCTCGTCGTCGCGGCGCTCGACGACCGGCCGGCGACGCTGTCGCCGACCGTGCTCGAGGTGCTGCGCGGCGACCTCGGCTTCAGCGGGCTGGTCGTCTCCGACGCCGTCGACATGCGCGCGATCTCCGCCGGGGTCGGGCGCGGCCCGGGCGCGGCGCGGGCGCTGGCCGCCGGCGTCGACCTCGTCTGCATCGGCAACCCCAGCCACCCCGACCCGTACGACGACGAGGCCGCCTTCCACGAGGTGCACGAGGCGGTCCTCGCGGCCGTCGACGCCGGCGACCTGCGCGTCGACCGGCTCGAGGAGGCCGCCCGCCGGGTCGGCGAGCTGGCGTGGTGGGTCGGCGAGACGCGGGCCGCGGCGCCCGTCGACGACGGCGCCGAGGAGCACGTGCGCGAGGTCGTGCGCACCGTCTCCGCCGGTGCCCTGCGCACGCACGGGCTGGGGTCGCTCGACGCGCTGCCCGGCCCGGCCCACGTGCTCGACCTGCGCGGACCGGTGGGGATGGCCGCCGGCGAGCGGGAGTCCGGCGTCGTCGCCGCCCTGCGCGCCTGGCGGGAGGACGTCGTCGTCACGAGCGGCGCGGACGTGCCGACGGGTGGCCAGGTCCTCGCCGTGGTCGGTAGCCCGCGTCGCTCCCCCGACGTCGCCGCCCGGCTCGCCGCGCTCGTCGCCGCGCGCCCGGACGCCCTCGTCGTGGCGACGGGCGTCCCCGACGACCGCGACGACCTCGGCGCCCACTGGGCCCGGACGTACGGCGACACCCGCGCCGCCGGCGCGGCCCTCGTCGCGGAGCTGGAGCACGTCGCTCGGTGA
- a CDS encoding ammonium transporter: MSALLVTADTPFADSGNTAWVLAAAALVLFMTPGLALFYGGMVRTKSVLNMMMMSFITMGTVGTAWVLWGYSQTFGPDLGGGLLGNPFTHFGLNGVMDAIYGFVPADAATGTAAAGGIPGPAFVAFQVVFAIIAVALVSGAIADRAKFTTWTVFTVVWATLVYFPAAHWVFAFNGYAAEVGGWIANKGDGLFLGGVGAYDFAGGTAIHINAGVAGLALALVLGKRIGFKKDPMRPHNLTLVMIGAGILWFGWFGFNAGSALGAGVQAAGVWVNTLAATCTAMLGWLITEKVRDGHFTSLGAASGIVAGLVAITPACATVSPIGALWVGLLAGIGCALAVGLKFRFGFDDSLDVVGVHLVGGLIGTLLIGLFADAKSSPAASAGLSMNDGLLNGGGFAQLGAQAEGAVAVLLYSFVVTFAIGWVLHKTLGFRVSEDDEVGGIDLAEHAETGYDLASFGGSRSGSSFGHGLLHQSATSAPREPLVETQKEGASS; the protein is encoded by the coding sequence ATGAGCGCACTACTCGTCACGGCGGACACGCCGTTCGCGGACTCGGGCAACACGGCGTGGGTGCTGGCCGCGGCCGCCCTCGTCCTGTTCATGACCCCCGGCCTCGCCCTCTTCTACGGCGGCATGGTCCGGACCAAGAGCGTCCTCAACATGATGATGATGTCGTTCATCACGATGGGGACGGTCGGCACCGCCTGGGTGCTGTGGGGCTACAGCCAGACCTTCGGCCCCGACCTCGGCGGCGGCCTGCTCGGCAACCCCTTCACGCACTTCGGCCTCAACGGCGTCATGGACGCCATCTACGGGTTCGTCCCGGCCGACGCGGCCACGGGCACGGCGGCCGCCGGCGGCATCCCCGGACCCGCCTTCGTCGCCTTCCAGGTCGTCTTCGCCATCATCGCCGTCGCCCTCGTCTCGGGCGCGATCGCGGACCGCGCGAAGTTCACGACCTGGACCGTCTTCACCGTGGTCTGGGCCACCCTCGTCTACTTCCCCGCCGCCCACTGGGTCTTCGCCTTCAACGGCTACGCGGCCGAGGTCGGCGGCTGGATCGCCAACAAGGGCGACGGCCTGTTCCTCGGCGGCGTCGGTGCCTACGACTTCGCCGGCGGCACCGCCATCCACATCAACGCCGGTGTCGCGGGTCTGGCCCTGGCCCTCGTCCTCGGCAAGCGCATCGGCTTCAAGAAGGACCCGATGCGGCCGCACAACCTCACGCTCGTCATGATCGGCGCGGGCATCCTGTGGTTCGGCTGGTTCGGCTTCAACGCCGGCTCCGCCCTCGGCGCCGGGGTCCAGGCCGCCGGGGTCTGGGTCAACACCCTCGCCGCCACCTGCACCGCGATGCTCGGCTGGCTCATCACGGAGAAGGTCCGCGACGGGCACTTCACCTCCCTCGGTGCCGCCTCCGGCATCGTCGCGGGCCTCGTCGCCATCACCCCCGCCTGCGCCACGGTGTCGCCGATCGGCGCCCTCTGGGTTGGCCTGCTCGCCGGCATCGGCTGCGCCCTCGCGGTCGGCCTGAAGTTCCGCTTCGGCTTCGACGACAGCCTCGACGTCGTCGGCGTCCACCTCGTCGGCGGTCTCATCGGCACCCTGCTCATCGGCCTCTTCGCCGACGCCAAGAGCAGCCCGGCGGCCTCGGCCGGCCTGTCGATGAACGACGGTCTCCTCAACGGCGGCGGGTTCGCCCAGCTGGGGGCCCAGGCGGAGGGCGCGGTCGCGGTCCTGCTCTACTCGTTCGTCGTGACCTTCGCGATCGGCTGGGTCCTGCACAAGACGCTCGGCTTCCGGGTCAGCGAGGACGACGAGGTCGGCGGCATCGACCTCGCCGAGCACGCCGAGACCGGCTACGACCTGGCCAGCTTCGGCGGCTCGCGGTCGGGCTCCTCGTTCGGCCACGGCCTGCTGCACCAGTCCGCGACGTCCGCCCCGCGCGAGCCGCTGGTCGAGACCCAGAAGGAAGGAGCCTCCTCGTGA
- a CDS encoding P-II family nitrogen regulator, translating into MKLITAIIKPHQLDEVKEALEAYGISGMTVSEASGYGRQRGHSEVYRGAEYTVDFVPKVRLEVLVDDLDAGSVMDVILKAAQTGRIGDGKIWSTPVDDVVRVRTGERGHDAL; encoded by the coding sequence GTGAAGCTCATCACCGCCATCATCAAGCCGCACCAGCTCGACGAGGTGAAGGAGGCCCTCGAGGCCTACGGCATCTCCGGCATGACGGTGAGCGAGGCCAGCGGTTACGGCCGCCAGCGCGGTCACAGCGAGGTCTACCGCGGCGCCGAGTACACGGTCGACTTCGTGCCGAAGGTCCGCCTCGAGGTGCTCGTCGACGACCTCGACGCCGGGAGCGTCATGGACGTCATCCTCAAGGCCGCCCAGACCGGGCGGATCGGCGACGGCAAGATCTGGTCCACCCCGGTGGACGACGTCGTCCGGGTCCGCACCGGCGAGCGCGGGCACGACGCGCTCTGA
- a CDS encoding [protein-PII] uridylyltransferase gives MPDVKPDVTTRRLDLAGTRSFAAPGAGTARRTALARFGHEWLGELWSAATDGRVVPGVALAAVGSLARRDGGPLSDYDLVLLHQTRALGGADLNALADRLWYPIWDAGVKLDHSVRTVNQCRTVAGADLSAAVGLLDITYVAGDEEVVNAARSTVAHDWRGNARTRLPQLQEGIVARHARQGDLAHLIEPDLKEARGGLRDMTVLRALTAAWLADRPHGEVDDAYARLLDVRDAVHVVTGRGRDRLGREDHDAAAALLGYPDSDLLLTDVSASARTIAYALDGTLRRAAQSQRARTLRVGPRRPRLTPLGYGLFLHDGEAVLGPGVDPRSDPLLILRAALVAARNGVTIAPTTLANLAAHCPPLPEPWPEQALAVLGDLLATGPGLVAVWEGLDLAGVVERWIPEWSAVRSRPQRNAVHRHTVDRHLVETVVRASGLLREVARPDLLLLAALLHDIGKVAGSRDHSETGAPIADRVLARMGVVDADRELVVRLVREHLTLIDLATRRDGDDPATVAAVSDAVGGDVATLDLLRALTEADASAAGPAAWTDWRASLLAKLVGTARTALEQGAPPTEGYRPPDPVPDEVHLRLATGQPYVVVTPLGGAHRVDVFDRDRLGLFADTAGLLAAQGHIVRSAVVRTVDGVAANEWHVETPGGDAPDEGAVMRGLMRLSEGDREPIAVLERRRRTPADSSRATSGSPGQTRAMVISHASDTATVIEVRAGDRPGLLHEIGMTLARASLSVRSAHIATYAGQALDTFYVTEFGGRPLPPARVAQAVSMIIDTCDGVG, from the coding sequence GTGCCCGACGTGAAGCCCGACGTGACCACCCGCCGGCTGGACCTCGCCGGCACCCGCAGCTTCGCCGCCCCGGGCGCCGGGACGGCCCGCCGTACGGCGCTCGCGCGGTTCGGCCACGAGTGGCTCGGCGAGCTGTGGTCGGCCGCGACCGACGGCCGGGTCGTCCCGGGCGTCGCGCTCGCCGCGGTGGGCTCGCTCGCCCGCCGGGACGGCGGCCCGCTCAGCGACTACGACCTCGTCCTGCTGCACCAGACCCGCGCCCTCGGCGGGGCCGACCTCAACGCCCTCGCGGACCGGCTCTGGTACCCGATCTGGGACGCCGGGGTGAAGCTCGACCACAGCGTGCGCACCGTCAACCAGTGCCGCACCGTCGCCGGCGCCGACCTGTCCGCCGCCGTCGGTCTGCTCGACATCACGTACGTCGCCGGCGACGAGGAGGTCGTCAACGCGGCCCGCTCGACCGTCGCCCACGACTGGCGCGGCAACGCCCGCACCCGGCTGCCGCAGCTGCAGGAGGGGATCGTCGCGCGGCACGCCCGGCAGGGCGACCTGGCCCACCTCATCGAGCCCGACCTCAAGGAGGCCCGGGGCGGGCTGCGCGACATGACGGTGCTGCGGGCCCTCACCGCCGCGTGGCTCGCCGACCGCCCGCACGGCGAGGTCGACGACGCGTACGCGCGGCTGCTCGACGTGCGCGACGCCGTCCACGTCGTCACCGGCCGCGGCCGCGACCGGCTCGGCCGGGAGGACCACGACGCCGCCGCCGCGCTGCTCGGCTACCCCGACTCCGACCTGCTGCTCACCGACGTCTCCGCCTCCGCGCGGACCATCGCCTACGCCCTCGACGGGACGCTGCGCCGGGCCGCGCAGAGCCAGCGCGCCCGGACCCTGCGGGTCGGCCCGCGCCGGCCGCGGCTCACCCCGCTGGGCTACGGCCTCTTCCTGCACGACGGCGAGGCGGTCCTCGGCCCCGGCGTCGACCCGCGCAGCGACCCGCTGCTCATCCTGCGGGCCGCGCTCGTCGCCGCCCGCAACGGCGTGACCATCGCGCCGACGACCCTGGCCAACCTCGCCGCCCACTGCCCGCCGCTGCCCGAGCCGTGGCCCGAGCAGGCGCTCGCCGTCCTCGGCGACCTGCTCGCCACCGGCCCCGGCCTCGTCGCCGTCTGGGAGGGCCTCGACCTCGCCGGCGTCGTCGAGCGGTGGATCCCGGAGTGGTCCGCGGTGCGCAGCCGCCCGCAGCGCAACGCCGTCCACCGGCACACCGTCGACCGGCACCTCGTCGAGACGGTCGTGCGGGCCAGCGGGCTGCTGCGCGAGGTCGCCCGCCCCGACCTGCTGCTGCTCGCCGCGCTGCTGCACGACATCGGCAAGGTCGCCGGCTCACGGGACCACTCCGAGACCGGCGCGCCGATCGCCGACCGGGTCCTGGCCCGGATGGGGGTCGTCGACGCCGACCGCGAGCTCGTCGTCCGGCTCGTGCGCGAGCACCTCACCCTCATCGACCTCGCGACCCGCCGCGACGGCGACGACCCGGCCACCGTCGCCGCCGTCTCCGACGCCGTCGGCGGCGACGTCGCCACCCTCGACCTGCTGCGCGCCCTCACCGAGGCCGACGCGTCCGCCGCCGGCCCGGCCGCCTGGACCGACTGGCGGGCCAGCCTGCTGGCCAAGCTCGTCGGCACCGCGCGCACCGCCCTCGAGCAGGGCGCGCCCCCCACCGAGGGCTACCGCCCGCCCGACCCCGTGCCGGACGAGGTGCACCTCCGGCTGGCCACCGGGCAGCCGTACGTCGTCGTCACGCCGCTGGGCGGGGCGCACCGGGTCGACGTGTTCGACCGCGACCGGCTCGGTCTCTTCGCCGACACCGCCGGGCTGCTCGCCGCCCAGGGGCACATCGTGCGCTCCGCCGTGGTGCGCACCGTCGACGGCGTGGCCGCCAACGAGTGGCACGTCGAGACGCCCGGCGGCGACGCCCCGGACGAGGGCGCCGTGATGCGCGGGCTGATGCGCCTGTCCGAGGGGGACCGGGAGCCGATCGCGGTGCTCGAGCGGCGGCGTCGTACGCCCGCGGACAGCTCGCGGGCGACCTCCGGGTCGCCCGGCCAGACCCGCGCGATGGTCATCTCGCACGCCTCGGACACCGCCACGGTCATCGAGGTCCGCGCGGGCGACCGCCCCGGGCTGCTGCACGAGATCGGGATGACGCTGGCCCGGGCGAGCCTCAGCGTGCGCTCGGCCCACATCGCGACGTACG